The proteins below are encoded in one region of Hordeum vulgare subsp. vulgare chromosome 3H, MorexV3_pseudomolecules_assembly, whole genome shotgun sequence:
- the LOC123441082 gene encoding protein PYRICULARIA ORYZAE RESISTANCE 21-like, translating into MVSTGMAAAALLAVAALLAVAGAAAAPQEAQCWQCYTSCMQQKCNGYRDAAAVDNTAYVPVSNFTGGTAATVRPADGGAHVAGWNENYCKCNKACIVDCYKALPPVCYQMCVSETCAKLPPCKQAECYKACGEKCYHKQPSPGPKPPSPNPGPKPPSPNPGPKPPSPKPTPPKPAPPNHGGTPRTPPVPPKRPCPCPPSAPKPKPKPKPCPPKPKPKPPCPPAGSVSASKKISDN; encoded by the exons ATGGTCTCCACGGGCATGGCTGCGGCCGCCCTCCTGGCCGTTGCGGCGCTCCTCGCCGTGGCGGGGGCAGCGGCGGCTCCCCAGGAAGCCCAGTGCTGGCAGTGCTACACCTCCTGCATGCAGCAAAAGTGCAACGGCTACCGGGACGCCGCCGCCGTTGACAACACCGCCTACGTCCCCGTCAGCAACTTCACCGGCGGCACTGCAGCCACGGTGCGCCCCGCCGATGGTGGTGCCCACGTCGCCGGCTGGAACGAGAACTACTGCAAGTGCAACAAGGCGTGCATCGTGGACTGTTACAAGGCCCTGCCGCCGGTGTGCTACCAGATGTGCGTCTCCGAGACCTGCGCCAAGCTGCCACCAT GTAAACAGGCGGAATGCTACAAGGCATGCGGGGAGAAATGCTACCACAAGCAGCCGAGCCCGGGCCCGAAGCCGCCCAGCCCGAACCCAGGCCCGAAACCACCGAGCCCGAACCCAGGCCCGAAGCCGCCCAGCCCGAAGCCGACGCCGCCGAAGCCCGCGCCTCCGAACCACGGCGGCACTCCACGGACGCCTCCCGTGCCGCCGAAGCGGCCGTGCCCATGCCCTCCTAGTGCCCCGAAGCCGAAGCCGAAGCCGAAGCCATGTCCGCCCAAGCCCAAGCCGAAGCCGCCGTGCCCGCCAGCGGGCTCGGTATCCGCGTCGAAGAAAATCAGCGACAACTGA
- the LOC123441083 gene encoding cytochrome P450 71A1-like, whose product MATQMVTALFSSPYALTVLAFLVAFTFLVSSRGSRSNAARKGELRLPPTPPGLPVVGHLHLLGSLPHRSLRALAATYGPVMHLRLGRVPTVVACSAAAAEEAMRTRDLDFASRPRLLMVDRFYYGTGGIGFAPYGEHWRQARRVCVTHMLNARRVASLGRVRAQEAAALVDRVRQHAGAVVNLSDNLIVYSNTVISRCTFGDTDYGVEGSGGARLRKVFAEIEELLGTVPMGETVPWLRWVDVVTGLERKTRRVFEEMDGLLERVLADHRQRRRANAATGEEGDFVDVMLDAEELDTGSIKGVILDMLAAATDSTFTLLEWAMAELINHPHEMRKLQDEVREAVGPGASAVVTEELLPRLPYLKAVVKEALRLHPPTPLLLPRETLEDTRLLGYDVPAGTRVLIHAWAIGRDPATWGSRAEEFAPERFLGYDLKMGQDFAFLPFGAGRRGCPGVGFAMMSNELALASLMGNFDWELPGGRMPPVDMSELHGLSVRLKVPLLLVARPWPPPVSSAVDGPL is encoded by the coding sequence ATGGCTACACAGATGGTCACCGCTCTGTTCAGCTCACCCTACGCCCTCACCGTCCTCGCCTTCCTCGTCGCCTTCACGTTCCTCGTCTCCTCGAGGGGCAGCCGCAGTAATGCTGCCAGGAAGGGCGAGCTGCGGCTGCCTCCAACGCCGCCGGGCCTGCCGGTCGTCGGCCACCTCCACCTGCTAGGGAGCCTGCCGCACCGGAGCCTCCGTGCGCTGGCCGCGACCTACGGCCCGGTCATGCACCTGCGTCTCGGTCGCGTGCCGACCGTGGTCGCGTGCTCCgcggccgcggcggaggaggccATGAGGACCCGCGACCTCGACTTCGCCAGCCGCCCCAGGCTCCTCATGGTCGACCGCTTCTACTACGGCACCGGCGGCATCGGCTTCGCGCCATACGGCGAGCACTGGCGCCAGGCGCGCCGCGTCTGCGTCACCCACATGCTCAACGCGCGCCGCGTCGCGTCCCTGGGCCGCGTCCGGGCGCAGGAGGCCGCCGCGCTCGTGGACCGGGTCCGCCAGCACGCCGGCGCCGTCGTGAACCTCAGCGACAACCTCATCGTGTACTCTAACACAGTCATCTCCCGCTGCACGTTCGGCGACACGGACTACGGGGTCGAAGGAAGCGGCGGCGCGAGGCTGAGGAAGGTGTTCGCCGAGATCGAGGAGCTGCTGGGCACGGTGCCCATGGGAGAGACGGTGCCGTGGCTGCGGTGGGTGGACGTCGTCACGGGGCTGGAGAGGAAGACGAGGCGCGTCTTCGAGGAGATGGACGGCCTGCTGGAGCGGGTCCTTGCCGACCACCGCCAGCGCCGCCGCGCGAATGCGGCCACCGGGGAAGAGGGAGACTTCGTGGACGTGATGCTGGACGCGGAAGAGCTGGACACAGGCAGCATCAAGGGCGTCATCCTGGACATGCTCGCCGCGGCCACGGACTCGACCTTCACGCTGCTGGAATGGGCCATGGCGGAGCTCATCAACCATCCGCACGAGATGCGCAAGCTACAAGACGAGGTCCGCGAGGCAGTCGGCCCCGGCGCCAGCGCCGTCGTGACGGAGGAGCTTCTCCCCCGGCTGCCCTACCTGAAGGCGGTGGTGAAGGAGGCCCTGCGGCTCCACCCGCCGACGCCGCTGCTGCTGCCGCGGGAGACGCTGGAGGACACGCGGCTGCTGGGGTACGACGTGCCGGCGGGCACCCGGGTCCTGATCCACGCCTGGGCCATCGGCCGCGACCCGGCGACGTGGGGGAGCCGCGCCGAGGAGTTCGCGCCGGAGAGGTTCCTCGGGTACGACCTCAAGATGGGGCAGGACTTTGCGTTCTTGCCCTTCGGCGCCGGGAGGAGGGGCTGCCCCGGCGTCGGGTTCGCCATGATGTCCAACGAGCTGGCGCTGGCGAGCCTCATGGGTAACTTTGACTGGGAGCTGCCCGGCGGGAGGATGCCGCCGGTGGACATGAGCGAGCTGCACGGCCTCTCCGTGCGCCTCAAGGTGCCTCTGCTTCTCGTTGCCAGACCTTGGCCACCGCCAGTGTCGTCTGCTGTGGATGGACCTCTATGA